DNA from Mucilaginibacter mallensis:
TATCCGGTTGGTGTGCTTAAAAGTATTAATTCGCCTTATTGTATTAAAGATTACAATGGGGTTAATTCAAATTTCGGCACATTGGCCGATCTGCGCAACCTGGTTGCAGCGGCGCATGGCCTGGGCATGGCTGTAATACTGGATTGGGTGGCTAATGATACCTCATGGGATAATGTATGGATCTCCAACAAATCATGGTATCAGCAGGATGCTAACGGCAATATAATTTATCCCCCGGGAACAAATTATACCGATGTAGCTGCCTTGAATTTTAATAGCACGGCTATGCGTACCGCTATGATACGCGCAATGAAATACTGGGTGTTTACCGCTAATATTGACGGTTACCGTTGTGATTTTGCCGATAATATTCCATCAGATTTCTGGGTTCAGGCGCTTGATACCTTAAATACTATAAAAACCCACAAATTGATCTATTTAGCCGAAGGTACAACCAGCGCCGAAATCAGCGCGGGCTTCCAGATGGATTACGCGTTTAGCTATTATAGTACCTTAAAAGGCGTATTTGCGAATACACAGGCACCAAGTGCATTGTTTACCACCAATACCGCTGAGATCAACTCTATACCATCAACAGGTACAAAATTACGGTATATCACTAACCACGACGATGCTTCATCAGATGGCAGTACTATTACCGAGTATAACGGCAAACAAGGCGCTTTAGCAGCGTTTGTTTTAGCTGCCTATATGAATGGTGTACCGCTGATATATGATAGCCAGGAGGTAGGTTATCCTAATCCGATCAGCATTTTTACCAATGTACCGGTTGATTATACTGCAAACCCGGATATGGTAACTGCCTACAAGCAAATTCTGGCTTTCCGCACAGCGCATGAAGCTGTAAAAACCGGTGCATTAACACAGTATAACGATGCTAATATTATCGCTTTTGAGAAAACATCAGGAACGGATGATGTACTGATACTGGTGAACGCCAAAAACAGCGCACAAACCTTTAATATACCTGCCGGGTTGCAAAATACCACATGGACTAATGGTTTAACCAATGCAAGTGTTACTTTATCAACACAATATAGTTTTGCAGCCTATGGCTACCTGGTACTGAAAAAGTAAATGTTTAAAGCCTGTAAGGCTTATTGATGATGAACGCTGTTTTTGTCTCAAATATATAACAGGGTTAATAGAGAGTTCATGATCTTTTGGTTTTGATTATGGACAATGAATGTAAAGCGATCAGTTGAAAACTGGTCGCTTTTTTTGTGGTGTTTATGGTTGGTTTGACTGACTTAACGAGCCCCTTTATTGCTCCGTTCATCAGTGCAAAATTGTTTGAATCAGGATGAATAGGGGACTAGACTGTTAATGTTTTGAACCACTTAATACTGCCAAATAATACCTGTTTATACACTGAAAATCTCCTCAATTATGAGCAAAATATTTCTAATAACTTATGCAATCGAACCGCAAAAAGTACAATTATGATCGAATAGACTCTAAAACACTGAAAATTGACCAAAATGCTTCATTTTGAAGCATTTTAACTTGTTATTAAACAGAATAACTTTAAGTCGCTAATAGTCAAATGCTATAACAATTTAGCTGATTCAAGCAATCAAAAAACTGTTAAAATGACGGTATTTGGCCGTTTTTGGCGCTATTTCCCCTATAAATGCCGCATTTACGCTATATCCCTCTAAAAACAGAAAAAAAAGACATTCTGGAACGAACCGTATCAATTTTTTTTGATTAAACGACCAAATAAAGCTTTTGTGCTGATTATCAAGCCTAATTTGATTTATAGTCTTGTGATTGAAGCGTTTCAAAAATGATATAAATGCCTAAAAATCAATCATTTATGTAAAAATAAATTTGCTTTTATATTTCAAACTTTCATATGTTTGGTGCACCAATTACAAGGAAACCTAAAAACTCCCTGTAGTAACTTATTATTTACATAAATTAAACTCATAGCTATGGATTGTCCATTCTACTTAACTGCCTACGGTTAGTTGCCGGTAGTTCTTTAAAAAGGAACATTAAACTTTTAAACACTTATCAAAAACCAACTATTAATTTTTTTATTCATGAGAAAAACAATTACATTTTTATTTATCCTCCTGTTATCGGGCATGTCATTTGCCTTTGCGCAGAACATTACCGTAAAAGGTACGGTAAGCGACAAAACAGGAGCACCTTTGCCAGGGGTTACAGTAAAATTAAAGGGAACCCAGGAAGGCACAGTTACTGATGCTAACGGTGGTTACTCAATAAAATCTCCTTCAAATGGCACATTAAGTTTTTCATTTATTGGCTACGATCCAAAAGATGTAGCCATTGACGGCCGTTATACACTTAATACAAGCCTGGCTGATGCCACAACCGGCCTTAATGAGGTGGTGGTTATTGGTTACGGTACGCAAAAGAAGGCAACCGTTACCGGTGCAATTTCAAGTGTTGGTGCCGCTGATTTAAAAGACCAGCAAATTACACGTGTTGACGATGCCCTTGAAGGCCGCGCGGCAGGTGTTTTGGTTACGCAAAGTTCAGGCTCACCTGGTGCTGCACCTAATATAATTATTCGTGGTCAAAACTCTTTAACTAATAGCAGCCCGCTGTATGTTGTTGATGGTCAGATCTGGGATAATGGTGGTTATGACGCTATCAACCCTAATGATATCGAATCAATACAAGTGTTGAAAGATGCGTCAGCAGCCATTTACGGTTCACGTTCATCAAACGGTGTTATATTGATCACTACCAAAAAAGGAAAAGCAGGCGAACCAAAGATCACTTATGATTTTTATTATGGTACGCAATCAGTTACTAAAAAACTTGATCTTCCAAACGCAACTCAATATGCGCAGTTAAGGAACGAAGCCGTTACCAATGATGGTGGCACGGCGCCATTTGCTAATCCATCTCAATTTGGTACCGGTACCAACTGGCAAAATGAGATTTTTGGTCATGCCCCTATCATGCAAAATAACCTTTCGGTTAG
Protein-coding regions in this window:
- a CDS encoding alpha-amylase family glycosyl hydrolase, producing MKLSKKLKMNGLILPALLLCFACSKSNSGPTTVTKTTTTKDSIYKDPAQYGTPYAGVPATKDIVMYEVNTQTYTPATFQGVQVRLDSIKALGVNVIWLMPTYPVGVLKSINSPYCIKDYNGVNSNFGTLADLRNLVAAAHGLGMAVILDWVANDTSWDNVWISNKSWYQQDANGNIIYPPGTNYTDVAALNFNSTAMRTAMIRAMKYWVFTANIDGYRCDFADNIPSDFWVQALDTLNTIKTHKLIYLAEGTTSAEISAGFQMDYAFSYYSTLKGVFANTQAPSALFTTNTAEINSIPSTGTKLRYITNHDDASSDGSTITEYNGKQGALAAFVLAAYMNGVPLIYDSQEVGYPNPISIFTNVPVDYTANPDMVTAYKQILAFRTAHEAVKTGALTQYNDANIIAFEKTSGTDDVLILVNAKNSAQTFNIPAGLQNTTWTNGLTNASVTLSTQYSFAAYGYLVLKK